The DNA region AGCTCTTTTTAGCGGGCTGGAAAACACCGCGTCGACCGGATATGCCTTTAATAATTTGCCGCATTCCGCCGCCTGTTGTTCACCTTTCGGGGTTAGGGGGCGGTCGGTACTGCCGAGGATAATCGGTTCGGTGGTGGCGTTTGCGTGTCTGATCAGATAGATTTTATACGGCATCTTGTTGTTCTTCGCTTTCGTTTTCTTGTTCTAGTTCTGCCAGTGCCGCTTTGATCATAACAGCGCACTCGATCCGTTTTCGTTCCATCTCACAGGACATCTCATATGGTTTTAAAATATTACCGCGATACAGATAATTATTGGCGTTGCAGCCGCCGCTGCAAAAGAATTTTGCCCAGCACTTCTGGCATTCCTCTTTTGTAAAGATATCAGCTGCCGCAAATTCCGATTTCATAGTAAGATCTATGCTTCCGTCCATAACGCTGCCCATCTTTTTGGCAGCGACGCCTACAAACTGGTGGCAGGGATAGATGTCCCCATTCGCTGCGATGGCAACGTACTCATTTCCGCAGCCGCAGCCCTTGACGCGTTTGATGGCGCATGGACCACCCTCCAGATCGATCATGAAGTGGAAAAAGTTGAAATAGCCGCCATTATTACGATGTTCGACGATGCGTTCTGCCAGAGTTTCATATTCGTTAAAAATTCGCGGCAAGTCCTCTTTTCGCAGCGAATAAGGCGCGCTGTCCGGAGCGACTACCGGCTCGACCGAGAGCTGATCAAAACCGAGTTCCGCGATATGAAACACATCGTTTGTGAAATCGAGGTTATAACGGGTAAATGTTCCTCTGAGATAGTAGTCCTTCTTGTCGGGCAAGTTGCTTTTTCTCAAGGAAACGAGTTTTTGAAATTTCGAAACAACGGCATCGTAGGTGCC from Oscillospiraceae bacterium includes:
- the scfB gene encoding thioether cross-link-forming SCIFF peptide maturase encodes the protein MLHKYELNGYRIAIDTNSGAVHVLDKLAYELLNYTSFEMTKDTPEAAYQHGTREDVDTCWNELRELRDRGELFCPDDERLAAYRTGSAPVKSMCLLIAHDCNMKCEYCFADEGCFGGERNWMTEEVAKTAIDFLIEKSCSRHNLEVDFFGGEPLLNFGVVKKTVEYARSLEQKHNKTFRFTITTNGVLLDDEKIDFINREMSNAVLSLDGRKEVHDRIRTKKDGGGTYDAVVSKFQKLVSLRKSNLPDKKDYYLRGTFTRYNLDFTNDVFHIAELGFDQLSVEPVVAPDSAPYSLRKEDLPRIFNEYETLAERIVEHRNNGGYFNFFHFMIDLEGGPCAIKRVKGCGCGNEYVAIAANGDIYPCHQFVGVAAKKMGSVMDGSIDLTMKSEFAAADIFTKEECQKCWAKFFCSGGCNANNYLYRGNILKPYEMSCEMERKRIECAVMIKAALAELEQENESEEQQDAV